One Myxococcus stipitatus genomic window, GTTCGAGCTCTCCAATTCGACCTCTGAGGTTCACGGCCTCGACGGTCGGGTCCAGTGCATTGGGATTCGTGTTCGAGAACCGGGCTTCGGGCGGAGCGGTCCCCCAGAAGCCGCCGATGGAGAGGGCCGCAGGGTGGACGTCCAGGTCCCCTCAGGGACTGAAGTCCTCCACGCGCCCGCTCACCCGCTGGCCCCGGTGCCATACCTCGACGATGCGGTGGACGGCCTCGATGTCCGCGTCCGGATTGCCGTCCACGATGATGAAGTCCGCGCGCTTGCCGGGTTCGAGCGTTCCCCGGTCGTCGAGCTTCAGCAGCGCGGCCGCGTCGCGCGTGGCATGCGTCAACGCCTCCACCGGGGTCAGCCCCGCCTGGACCATCAGCTCCAGCTCCCGGTGCTCCGCGAACCCCGGGATGCGCAGGGGATTGGCGCCCGAGTCGGAGCCGAACCCGATGTTCACCCCCGCGTCGTGCAGCGTCTTGAGGTTGCGCAGATTCATGTCCAGCGAGGCCTTGTTCTCGACCAGCGTCTTCGCGTTCCCGAGCACCTTCATGCGCCACGCCTCGTCCTCGAACTGCTCGGCCAGCGCGGGCTGCACGGCGTGTTGGAAGAAGGGGGTGCTCATGAAGGGCGGCCGCTCGGCGAAGATGTAGAACGTCTCGTCCAGCCCCAGCGTCGGCACGTACCAGGTCCCCCGCGTCTTCATCTCCTGGATGAGCTCCGCGTCCACGGGCACGTCGCGCACGCCGTGCGCGAGCACGTCCACGCCATCCCGCAGCAGCCGCTTCGCGTCCTCCAGGTAGTAGACGTGCGCGGCCACCCGCAGCCCCTGTCGATGCGCCTCGTCGATGATGGCCGCGTAGACCTCCGGTGACATCTTCGCGGGCATCGTGCCGTGGAAGTCGTCGACCCAGATCTTCACCAGCGCGGGGTGTCTCGACGCCGTCTCGCGCACCGCCACCCGGGCCTCGTCCACCGTCCTCGGACGGTAGAGTTGGTCCTCCCCCACGTTCACCGGGGGCGCCGCCGACGGCACGCCCATCCCACGGTCCGCCCCCAGGATGTCCGTTCCATGGGGAGGCCCCTCCTCCAGCTCCTTCTGGAGCTGTTGGAACAAGGCCGGGTTGAACCCCAGCGACACGAGCGTCGTCACGCCATAGGCCTCGTACTGGCGGACCTGCCTCGCCACGTTCTCCCGCGTGTAGTGCCCCGTCCCCGAGTCCGTGCCGTCCACCATGCCCAGGTGCGCGTGGTTCACGACGAGCCCCGGGAGCACCGTCCTGCCGCGCAGGTCGATGACCTGGGCGGAGGCGGGCACCGGCACCGCATCCGACGGCCCCACCGCCTTCAGCGTCCACCCCTCGACCACGAGCGTCGCGTCCTCGATGGGCGCGCCACCTCGACCGTCGATGAGCCGCGCGCCCTTCAGCACCTGGACCCCGCCTCGCCGCGGCGACTCCTCCAGGGGACGCGGCGGCTCGGGAGCGTGGTGCGCACACGCGAAGAGCCCCAGCACCAGGACGAACAGCGGCGACATGGAACGAGAGCGGAGCATCGACCAGGACACATGGGCCTCCAGCGGACACATGGAGCGCGCCCCGCTCCATCGCGCCTGCGTATCCTCGCGCGCCCTTTTCATGGCGCCTGAAGCGCTTCCCGGCTAACGGAACCGTTCACACCGGGACATCCCCATGGCCCGATCCATTCCCCTCGACACCCGGGGCGCGGGCTAGCATGCGCCGCCATTTTCCCACCCGGGACAGGAGCCCCACATGACCCAGATGACCTATCGCCGCCTCGGCCGGTCCGGACTCACCGTGTCCACCATCGGCCTCGGCTGCAACAACTTCGGCACCAGCGTGGACCTGGCCGGCACGCGCAACATCGTCAGCGCCGCGCTCGACGCGGGCGTCACCCTGTTCGACACGTCGGACTCCTACGAGGGCTCCGAGGACCTGCTCGCCCAGGCCCTGGGGCCCCGCCGTCGCGACGTCCTCCTCGCGACCAAGTTCGGCAGCAACCTCAAGGGAGAGAATGGCGAGGACTGGGGCGCGCGGGGTTCGCGCCGCTACATCCGTCGCGCCGTGGAGCGCTCGCTCAAGACGCTGCGCACCGACTGGATCGACCTCTACCAGTTGCACTGGCCCGACCCCGCCACGCCCATCGAGGAGAC contains:
- a CDS encoding amidohydrolase family protein; this translates as MLRSRSMSPLFVLVLGLFACAHHAPEPPRPLEESPRRGGVQVLKGARLIDGRGGAPIEDATLVVEGWTLKAVGPSDAVPVPASAQVIDLRGRTVLPGLVVNHAHLGMVDGTDSGTGHYTRENVARQVRQYEAYGVTTLVSLGFNPALFQQLQKELEEGPPHGTDILGADRGMGVPSAAPPVNVGEDQLYRPRTVDEARVAVRETASRHPALVKIWVDDFHGTMPAKMSPEVYAAIIDEAHRQGLRVAAHVYYLEDAKRLLRDGVDVLAHGVRDVPVDAELIQEMKTRGTWYVPTLGLDETFYIFAERPPFMSTPFFQHAVQPALAEQFEDEAWRMKVLGNAKTLVENKASLDMNLRNLKTLHDAGVNIGFGSDSGANPLRIPGFAEHRELELMVQAGLTPVEALTHATRDAAALLKLDDRGTLEPGKRADFIIVDGNPDADIEAVHRIVEVWHRGQRVSGRVEDFSP